The Andreesenia angusta genome has a segment encoding these proteins:
- a CDS encoding ACT domain-containing protein — MDSLLDGDALGGVIEMSDRYLVIDKEILPDVFEKVMMAKELLRSGKVREVTEATRTVGVSRSTFYKYKDKVFSYSENEAGKKVIISFMLNHMQGVLSNVLQVISANGGNILTINQEIPINHIASVNITIESNGLTKSLDELIGELDSILGVQSVSVLAME; from the coding sequence GTGGATTCTCTTTTAGACGGTGATGCCTTGGGGGGAGTTATAGAGATGTCTGATAGATATCTAGTTATAGATAAAGAAATACTTCCAGACGTATTTGAAAAGGTCATGATGGCCAAAGAGCTTCTGAGATCTGGAAAGGTCAGAGAAGTTACGGAGGCCACTAGAACTGTTGGAGTTAGCAGAAGCACCTTCTACAAGTACAAGGACAAGGTGTTTTCCTACTCTGAAAATGAAGCTGGAAAAAAGGTCATAATCTCCTTTATGCTGAACCATATGCAGGGAGTGCTTTCAAATGTGCTTCAGGTGATATCGGCAAATGGAGGGAATATCCTTACTATCAACCAGGAAATACCGATAAACCATATCGCCAGCGTCAATATCACGATAGAATCAAACGGACTTACAAAGTCCCTAGATGAGCTTATAGGCGAGCTAGACAGCATACTGGGAGTCCAGTCTGTCTCGGTTCTAGCCATGGAGTAG
- the gcvPA gene encoding aminomethyl-transferring glycine dehydrogenase subunit GcvPA yields the protein MHRYIPSTSAEQQELLKSIGANSIEDLFVDIPSNLRFKGDLNIGEGLSELELTKHIQELANKNESGLTCFMGAGAYDHFSPSVINHIALRQEFFTAYTPYQPEISQGTVTAIFEFQTMMSRLTGMEVTNASMYDGQTATAEAVALACENTKRSKIVVSAGLGKDTIEVIKTADETKGIEIIVAPLKDGATDIEATKALMGDDVAGLVVKSPNFFGIVEDLGALEAVAHSDKKSMFIVNTDPSSLGILKAPGEFGADVVVGEAQTLGIPMSFGGPYLGFLSVNKKLVRKIPGRVVGQSTDAEGNRAFVLTLQAREQHIRRYKATSNICSNQGLIMLMATIYMSLMGEQGLKEVATQSMQKAHYAYEKLVATGKFKPMFPGKPFFKEFALVADADVKKINEELLKSGILGGYELGKDYAEYGNGVLIAVTEKRTKEEIDELVRIMEAI from the coding sequence ATGCATAGATATATACCTAGCACTAGTGCTGAGCAGCAAGAACTGCTTAAGAGCATAGGCGCTAACTCTATAGAAGATCTTTTTGTGGATATACCATCAAATCTAAGATTTAAAGGCGACCTTAACATAGGCGAAGGTCTTTCAGAGCTAGAGCTTACAAAGCACATACAGGAGCTGGCTAATAAAAACGAATCAGGACTGACTTGCTTTATGGGAGCAGGGGCATATGACCACTTCAGCCCTTCTGTTATAAACCACATAGCCCTAAGACAGGAGTTCTTTACAGCATACACTCCTTATCAGCCAGAGATCAGCCAGGGAACTGTTACAGCTATATTCGAGTTCCAGACAATGATGTCAAGACTTACTGGAATGGAAGTTACAAATGCATCTATGTACGACGGACAGACTGCTACTGCAGAGGCTGTTGCACTTGCTTGCGAAAACACTAAGAGAAGCAAGATAGTTGTTTCAGCTGGACTTGGAAAAGACACTATAGAAGTTATAAAGACTGCTGACGAGACTAAGGGAATAGAGATAATAGTTGCTCCACTTAAAGACGGAGCTACAGATATAGAAGCTACAAAAGCACTTATGGGAGATGACGTTGCAGGACTAGTTGTAAAGAGCCCTAACTTCTTCGGAATAGTTGAGGATCTAGGAGCACTAGAGGCTGTAGCACATTCAGACAAGAAGTCTATGTTCATAGTGAACACTGACCCATCTTCACTTGGAATACTAAAGGCTCCAGGAGAGTTCGGAGCTGACGTAGTAGTTGGAGAGGCTCAGACACTTGGAATACCAATGTCATTCGGTGGACCATACCTAGGATTCCTTTCTGTAAACAAGAAACTAGTTAGAAAGATACCAGGAAGAGTAGTTGGACAGTCTACAGACGCTGAAGGAAACAGAGCGTTCGTGCTTACACTTCAAGCTAGAGAGCAGCATATAAGAAGATACAAGGCTACTTCAAACATCTGTTCAAACCAAGGACTTATAATGCTTATGGCTACAATCTACATGAGCCTTATGGGAGAGCAAGGACTTAAGGAAGTTGCTACTCAGAGCATGCAGAAAGCCCACTATGCTTACGAGAAGCTTGTCGCTACTGGAAAGTTCAAGCCAATGTTCCCAGGAAAGCCATTCTTCAAGGAGTTTGCACTAGTTGCTGACGCAGACGTTAAGAAGATCAACGAAGAGCTACTTAAGAGCGGCATACTTGGAGGATATGAGCTAGGAAAAGACTATGCAGAGTATGGAAACGGAGTTCTTATAGCTGTTACAGAGAAGAGAACTAAAGAAGAAATAGACGAGCTAGTTCGTATAATGGAGGCGATCTAA
- the thrC gene encoding threonine synthase gives MSMEYKSTRGGAAVNCVEAIIKGIADDGGLYIPSEIPKLDRSLSDLKTMDYRSLAKYVIGKFFPDFTPEELSACVEGAYDEKFSREEIVPVESIEKANFLELYHGPTLAFKDMALSILPYFISTAMKKLSYSDEVVILTATSGDTGKAALEGFKDVNGTKIIVFYPKSGVSEVQERQMITQEGDNTFVVGIDGNFDDAQNGVKEAFNNESFRSALKASGYELSSANSINIGRLVPQVVYYFYGYMELLRAGKVSEGESINVTVPTGNFGNILAAYYAKSMGLPIDKLVCASNENNVLFDFFQTGEYDKNRELKLTISPSMDILISSNLERLLYEISGKDSAKVSEMMESLTKTGKYTLDEDIKSKLEDFYGSYTDEAETLETIKQVYEKHGYVMDTHTAVAYAAYEKYLKETGDDKEMLIASTASPFKFTRSVAGALGLDTEDKSDFELVYELSEKTGLEIPKSIYKIEEREILHKELCKKAEMKEKIKKLLNVGE, from the coding sequence ATGAGCATGGAATACAAAAGCACTAGAGGCGGCGCAGCTGTGAACTGCGTGGAAGCCATAATAAAGGGAATAGCAGATGATGGAGGACTTTACATACCGTCTGAAATACCGAAGCTAGACAGAAGCCTTTCAGATTTGAAGACGATGGACTACAGGTCGCTTGCAAAATACGTAATAGGCAAGTTCTTTCCTGATTTTACACCAGAGGAGCTTTCGGCCTGTGTAGAAGGGGCGTATGACGAGAAGTTCAGCAGAGAAGAGATAGTTCCAGTGGAGTCTATAGAAAAAGCCAATTTCCTAGAGCTATACCACGGACCTACGCTCGCCTTCAAGGACATGGCGCTTTCAATACTGCCGTACTTCATAAGCACAGCTATGAAAAAGCTAAGCTATAGCGACGAAGTGGTGATACTCACAGCGACTTCAGGAGACACAGGCAAGGCTGCGCTAGAGGGGTTCAAGGACGTGAACGGAACCAAGATAATAGTCTTCTACCCTAAGTCGGGAGTGAGCGAGGTACAGGAGAGACAGATGATAACCCAAGAAGGGGACAACACCTTCGTAGTCGGAATAGACGGAAACTTCGACGACGCCCAAAACGGGGTAAAAGAGGCATTCAACAACGAAAGCTTTAGAAGCGCATTGAAGGCAAGCGGATATGAGTTATCTTCTGCGAACTCCATAAACATAGGAAGGCTTGTACCACAGGTTGTATACTACTTCTACGGATACATGGAGCTTCTAAGAGCAGGCAAGGTATCGGAAGGAGAGTCTATAAACGTAACAGTGCCTACCGGAAACTTTGGAAACATACTGGCGGCGTACTACGCAAAGTCAATGGGGCTTCCTATAGACAAGCTTGTATGTGCTTCTAACGAGAACAACGTGCTGTTCGACTTCTTCCAGACTGGAGAGTACGACAAGAACAGAGAGCTTAAGCTTACTATATCTCCTTCTATGGACATACTGATATCGAGCAACCTAGAGAGGCTGCTATATGAGATAAGCGGAAAAGACAGCGCAAAAGTTTCTGAGATGATGGAAAGCCTAACGAAAACAGGCAAGTACACATTAGATGAAGATATAAAGTCGAAGCTAGAGGACTTCTACGGAAGCTACACTGACGAAGCTGAGACTCTAGAGACTATAAAGCAGGTCTACGAAAAGCACGGATATGTGATGGACACTCACACTGCCGTAGCCTACGCTGCCTATGAGAAGTACCTAAAAGAGACAGGGGACGACAAAGAGATGCTTATAGCGTCGACGGCAAGCCCGTTCAAGTTCACAAGGTCTGTGGCTGGAGCGCTTGGACTAGATACAGAGGACAAGTCTGACTTTGAGCTCGTATATGAGCTTTCAGAGAAGACAGGACTCGAGATACCTAAGAGCATATACAAGATAGAGGAGCGTGAAATACTTCACAAGGAGCTCTGCAAGAAGGCTGAAATGAAGGAAAAGATAAAGAAACTTTTGAATGTAGGTGAATAA
- the gcvPB gene encoding aminomethyl-transferring glycine dehydrogenase subunit GcvPB produces MNKRYNKVIFEVSSEGRKGYSLPKLDVEEKSLSELMPSDLLREGNVGLPEVSEFDVVRHYTNLSKLNYGVDEGFYPLGSCTMKYNPKVNEDMCRLEGFTTLHPLQPESTVQGALELMYDLDMKLSEIAGFARTTLQPAAGAHGEFTGLMVIKAYHKKNGEAEQRTKIIVPDSAHGTNPSTAYVAGFEIAEVKSNDDGSVNVDSLKEVIAENPGAIAGLMLTNPSTLGLFEKSICEITNLVHNAGGLCYYDGANMNAIMGKVRPGDMGFDVMHYNLHKTMSTPHGGGGPGSGPVGVREDLVEFLPTPVVEKKGDEFILDYDRPNSIGRLKGFHGHFGVLVRAYAYVLANGSDGLKQVSEMAVLNANYMMKQLKEKYKLPIDQVCKHEFVLGGIKDTSTGITTLDVAKRLLDFGYHPPTVYFPLIVNEAMMIEPTETESKETMDEFIAILNKIADEAISNPEILKSAPQNTPVGRIDEGKAAKDLVLTYQG; encoded by the coding sequence ATGAATAAAAGATACAACAAAGTTATATTTGAAGTGTCATCAGAAGGTCGTAAGGGATATAGCCTTCCTAAGCTAGATGTAGAAGAGAAGAGCTTAAGTGAGCTAATGCCTTCAGACCTTTTAAGAGAAGGTAATGTAGGACTTCCAGAGGTAAGCGAGTTTGACGTAGTTAGACACTACACTAATCTTTCTAAGCTGAACTACGGAGTTGACGAAGGGTTCTACCCACTAGGATCTTGTACAATGAAGTACAACCCTAAGGTAAATGAAGACATGTGCAGACTAGAAGGTTTCACTACACTTCACCCACTTCAGCCTGAGTCTACAGTACAGGGAGCTCTAGAGCTTATGTACGACCTAGATATGAAGCTTTCAGAGATAGCTGGATTCGCTAGAACTACTCTACAGCCAGCTGCAGGAGCTCACGGAGAGTTCACTGGACTTATGGTTATAAAAGCTTACCACAAGAAAAACGGAGAAGCAGAGCAGAGAACTAAGATAATAGTTCCAGACTCGGCACACGGAACTAACCCATCTACTGCATACGTTGCAGGATTTGAGATAGCAGAAGTTAAGTCAAATGACGACGGATCTGTAAACGTAGATTCTCTTAAAGAAGTAATAGCTGAGAACCCAGGAGCTATAGCTGGACTTATGCTTACAAACCCAAGTACACTTGGACTATTCGAGAAGAGCATATGTGAGATAACTAATCTAGTGCACAATGCAGGTGGACTTTGCTACTATGACGGAGCTAACATGAACGCAATAATGGGTAAAGTAAGACCTGGAGACATGGGATTTGACGTTATGCACTACAACCTACACAAGACTATGTCTACACCACACGGTGGTGGAGGACCAGGATCAGGTCCAGTTGGAGTTAGAGAAGACCTAGTTGAGTTCCTACCTACTCCTGTAGTAGAGAAGAAGGGCGACGAGTTTATACTAGACTACGACAGACCTAACTCAATAGGAAGACTTAAAGGATTCCACGGACACTTCGGAGTTCTAGTTAGAGCTTACGCTTACGTACTTGCGAATGGATCAGATGGACTTAAGCAAGTAAGCGAGATGGCTGTTCTAAACGCCAACTACATGATGAAGCAGCTTAAAGAGAAGTACAAGCTTCCAATAGACCAAGTTTGCAAGCATGAGTTTGTACTTGGAGGAATAAAGGACACTTCAACAGGAATCACTACTCTAGACGTAGCTAAGAGACTTCTAGATTTCGGATACCATCCACCAACAGTTTACTTCCCACTTATAGTAAACGAGGCGATGATGATAGAGCCTACAGAGACAGAGTCTAAAGAGACTATG
- the gcvT gene encoding glycine cleavage system aminomethyltransferase GcvT, translated as MGKKTALYDMHVKHGGKIVEYAGWELSSDFAGLGLVAEHEAVRNAVGVFDVSHMGEIEIQGPEAAKFIQYLMTNDLDSIGAGQVIYTYFCYENGGVVDDLLVYKRSEEDLLLVVNAANIDKDVEWINSHASKFDVTVTDNSPNVSEIAVQGPKAQETLQKLVDFDLDEIKFFHFKENVKLAGANVLISRTGYTGEDGFEVYFGHDDAIKVWEAVFEAGEEFGIQPVGLGCRDTLRFEANLPLYGNELTADNTPIEAGFGFFCNTAIEADFIGKDVLAKQKEENKNKTLARKVVGFEMIDKGIPRHEYRVEVDGKDIGYVTTGYAAPSVGKTIGLAMLDKDYTAIGTEIEIVIRKKKAKAVVRDRKFLERHNKSK; from the coding sequence ATGGGTAAAAAAACGGCACTATATGACATGCATGTTAAGCATGGCGGAAAAATAGTAGAGTACGCAGGATGGGAACTATCAAGCGACTTCGCAGGACTAGGACTTGTAGCAGAGCACGAAGCAGTTAGAAATGCAGTTGGAGTATTCGACGTTTCTCACATGGGAGAAATAGAGATCCAAGGGCCAGAGGCTGCTAAATTCATTCAGTACCTTATGACAAACGACCTAGACTCTATAGGAGCAGGACAAGTTATATACACTTACTTCTGTTATGAAAACGGTGGAGTGGTTGACGACCTTCTAGTTTACAAGCGTAGCGAGGAAGATCTTCTTCTAGTTGTAAACGCTGCTAACATAGACAAAGACGTTGAGTGGATAAACTCACACGCTTCAAAGTTCGATGTAACAGTTACAGACAACTCTCCAAACGTTTCAGAGATAGCTGTTCAAGGGCCAAAGGCTCAAGAGACTCTTCAGAAGCTAGTTGACTTTGATCTAGACGAAATAAAATTCTTCCACTTCAAAGAGAACGTGAAGCTTGCAGGAGCTAACGTGCTTATATCTAGAACTGGATACACAGGTGAAGACGGATTCGAGGTTTACTTCGGACACGACGACGCTATAAAAGTTTGGGAAGCTGTATTCGAAGCTGGAGAAGAGTTTGGAATCCAGCCAGTTGGACTAGGATGTAGAGACACTCTTAGATTCGAGGCTAACCTTCCACTTTACGGAAACGAGCTTACAGCAGACAACACTCCTATAGAAGCAGGATTTGGATTCTTCTGTAACACAGCTATAGAAGCTGACTTCATAGGTAAAGACGTGCTTGCTAAGCAAAAAGAAGAGAACAAGAACAAGACTTTAGCTAGAAAAGTAGTTGGATTCGAGATGATAGACAAGGGAATCCCAAGACACGAGTACAGAGTAGAAGTAGATGGAAAAGACATAGGATATGTAACTACAGGATACGCTGCTCCATCTGTAGGAAAGACTATAGGACTAGCTATGCTAGACAAGGACTACACTGCAATTGGAACAGAGATAGAGATAGTTATAAGAAAGAAAAAAGCTAAGGCAGTTGTAAGAGACAGAAAGTTCCTAGAAAGACACAACAAGTCTAAGTAA
- the gcvH gene encoding glycine cleavage system protein GcvH, with translation MSKIVEGLFYSEDHDWVKVEGDVAIVGISDHAQHQLGEIVYVELPEVDDELSAGDTYGVIESVKAASDSHSPVSGKVVAINEELEDNPGAINEDPYANWVIKVELSDKAELDNLMDSKQYEGFCAE, from the coding sequence ATGAGCAAAATAGTAGAAGGACTATTCTATTCAGAGGACCACGATTGGGTAAAAGTTGAGGGAGATGTAGCTATAGTAGGTATATCAGATCACGCTCAGCATCAACTAGGAGAAATAGTTTACGTAGAGCTACCAGAGGTAGACGACGAACTATCAGCAGGAGACACTTACGGAGTTATAGAGTCAGTTAAAGCAGCTTCAGACTCACACTCACCAGTTTCAGGAAAAGTTGTAGCTATAAACGAAGAGCTAGAAGACAACCCTGGAGCAATAAACGAAGATCCATACGCTAACTGGGTAATAAAAGTAGAGCTAAGCGACAAGGCTGAGCTAGACAACCTAATGGACTCAAAGCAGTACGAAGGATTCTGTGCAGAATAA
- a CDS encoding homoserine dehydrogenase codes for MIKLGVLGLGTVGSGVYEIVKYRSDMLKKATGEDIEIAKILVRDSSKDRGLDVAEGVMTENPDDILDNPEIDIVVEVMGGIDKAYSYIVRALKAGKHVVTANKAVISLHMEELHKLAEENNCGLLYEASVAGGIPIIKNLKEILKINKVDDIKGILNGTTNFILTKMYDEDLSFEEALSLAHKYGYAEADPTDDVEGYDAARKISILASLAYGTHASIDDVLCYGITSIRTIDVVEFKKMGFVPKLLGCSTRRDNSFSAIVEPILVEENSMFASVKDAFNLVDVLGDNLGELEFYGKGAGKEPTGNAVVMDIIDIILKNYSEFKFEVDKSISSDKGNLFTGLHYLRVSVDREEDKAAVVEKLNASGVQCKYKELERDIIIVTERISSNRIEKLAKEDLGLAKKTFAYLRIESESLVSIDQLNI; via the coding sequence ATGATTAAATTGGGTGTTTTGGGTCTTGGAACTGTTGGTTCTGGCGTATACGAGATAGTGAAGTACAGAAGCGATATGCTGAAAAAGGCTACAGGCGAGGATATAGAGATAGCTAAGATTCTGGTAAGAGACAGCTCAAAGGACAGGGGTCTTGACGTGGCTGAAGGAGTTATGACTGAAAATCCTGACGACATACTGGACAACCCTGAGATAGACATAGTTGTAGAGGTTATGGGCGGCATAGACAAGGCCTACAGCTACATAGTCCGTGCCCTTAAAGCCGGAAAGCACGTAGTTACAGCCAACAAAGCCGTGATTTCGCTTCACATGGAAGAGCTTCACAAGCTTGCAGAGGAAAACAACTGCGGGCTGCTCTACGAGGCCAGCGTTGCCGGTGGAATCCCTATAATCAAAAACCTTAAGGAAATCCTGAAGATAAACAAGGTAGACGACATAAAGGGCATACTGAACGGGACTACAAACTTCATACTTACAAAGATGTACGACGAGGACTTGAGCTTTGAAGAAGCCCTTTCACTTGCCCATAAGTACGGCTATGCAGAGGCAGACCCTACAGATGACGTTGAAGGATACGACGCTGCCAGAAAGATATCTATACTTGCGTCGCTTGCATACGGAACACATGCCAGCATAGACGACGTGCTCTGCTACGGAATAACTTCCATAAGGACTATCGACGTGGTGGAGTTCAAGAAGATGGGCTTTGTGCCTAAGCTTCTAGGATGCTCTACTAGAAGAGACAACTCTTTCTCTGCAATCGTAGAGCCTATACTAGTGGAGGAGAACTCCATGTTCGCATCCGTAAAGGACGCTTTCAACTTGGTGGACGTGCTGGGCGACAATTTAGGCGAGCTTGAGTTCTACGGAAAAGGAGCTGGAAAAGAGCCTACTGGAAACGCAGTTGTAATGGACATAATAGATATAATCCTGAAAAACTACAGCGAGTTTAAGTTCGAAGTGGACAAGTCTATATCCTCTGACAAGGGCAATCTCTTTACAGGTCTTCACTACCTGAGAGTCTCTGTAGACCGAGAAGAGGACAAGGCCGCTGTGGTGGAAAAGCTGAACGCTTCTGGAGTGCAGTGCAAGTACAAAGAGCTTGAAAGAGACATAATAATCGTGACTGAGAGAATCTCTTCAAACAGAATAGAGAAGCTTGCAAAAGAAGACTTGGGGCTTGCCAAAAAGACTTTTGCATACCTTAGAATCGAAAGTGAAAGCCTTGTTTCAATAGATCAGTTGAACATTTAA
- the thrB gene encoding homoserine kinase, whose product MIEVIVPATSANLGPGFDCMGLALNLYNKFTFQELESGIIVEGTEKSFEDEDNLIYIAMKKCFEKIGYEPSGIKITSETDVPVSRGLGSSATCIVAGIIGANEMTGRKLSRQEILELATELEGHPDNIAPALLGGCVTSVYEDGKVYSSKVRVKHGLKFYALIPNFKLSTQKARGILPKVVSFEDAVYNVGRVALMTSALANGEFEMLRVAGKDRLHQQYRGGLIDGYDSIIEESENAGAYGAFLSGAGPTILIAVDVNDRSVYTKLRSHVNNLKYYWDIKELHLDKRGAIVKTY is encoded by the coding sequence ATGATAGAAGTGATAGTGCCAGCTACAAGCGCAAACCTAGGGCCCGGATTCGACTGTATGGGGCTAGCCCTAAACCTTTATAACAAGTTTACGTTCCAAGAGCTGGAATCGGGGATAATAGTCGAGGGTACTGAGAAGAGCTTCGAAGACGAAGACAACCTTATATATATAGCCATGAAGAAATGTTTTGAAAAAATTGGGTACGAGCCGAGCGGAATAAAGATAACTTCGGAAACAGATGTTCCAGTTTCAAGAGGGCTTGGAAGCAGCGCAACTTGCATAGTGGCCGGAATAATAGGCGCAAACGAGATGACTGGAAGAAAGCTAAGCCGACAGGAGATACTCGAGCTTGCCACAGAGTTAGAGGGGCATCCAGACAATATAGCGCCTGCACTGCTAGGTGGGTGCGTGACGTCTGTATACGAAGACGGCAAGGTTTATTCAAGCAAGGTGAGGGTAAAGCACGGACTCAAGTTCTATGCTCTCATACCTAATTTCAAGCTGTCCACCCAGAAGGCCAGAGGTATACTTCCAAAAGTGGTGAGCTTTGAAGATGCAGTATACAACGTAGGCAGGGTTGCGCTTATGACCTCGGCGCTTGCAAACGGAGAGTTTGAGATGCTGAGAGTCGCCGGAAAAGACAGGCTCCACCAGCAGTACAGAGGCGGACTTATAGATGGATACGACTCCATAATAGAGGAGAGCGAGAATGCAGGGGCCTACGGAGCTTTTCTAAGCGGGGCAGGACCCACTATACTAATAGCTGTAGATGTAAACGACAGAAGCGTCTACACCAAGCTGAGATCCCATGTAAACAATCTAAAATACTACTGGGACATAAAAGAGCTACACCTGGACAAAAGAGGAGCTATAGTAAAGACTTACTAG